Genomic DNA from Azospirillum brasilense:
CAGCTTCGTGCTGGCGGAGGGGATCGAGGTGGTCGGCGCCTCGCTCGACAACGGCCTGCTCAACATCGACCTGAAGCGGCCCCTGCCGGAACCGAAGGTCCGCACCATCAAGATCGAGCAGCCCGCCCAGGCCGCCAGCGGCACCGCCGGACCGCAGACCATCGACGTCGCCCCTGACCGCGGCGACGCCTGACCGGTTCCGGCGCTCAACCAGCGCGATTGCCCGCCGCTTCACACCTCCTCGACCGATTCGTCCAAAGGACTGCGTCATGAACAGCTTCGACATCGACAAGGCCGCGGCCTACCTGCGCCAACTGTCGCCCCAGGACTTCGCCACCTTCGGGCTGGACCATGTGGCCTATGTCCGGCCGGTGACCGTCGACGACGCCCCGGCCTTCTCCGTCCACGCCGCCGACGGCACGCCGCTGACGGTGCTGGCGGAGCGCGACGTGGCCTTCGCCACCGTCCGCCAGAACGACATGGAGCCGCTGAGCGTCCATTGACGCCTGGGGCGTCCGGCCGGCGACACCCTGAGGTTTCGCCGAAAACGCCCCGGAGGTTGCGAAAGGGCCGGTCCGCCGCGGACCGGCCCTTTTCGTTTCTGTACGACCGGTGATATGACATTGCTCCGGGACGCCCCCATCGACC
This window encodes:
- a CDS encoding DUF1150 family protein produces the protein MNSFDIDKAAAYLRQLSPQDFATFGLDHVAYVRPVTVDDAPAFSVHAADGTPLTVLAERDVAFATVRQNDMEPLSVH